The following DNA comes from Croceicoccus sp. YJ47.
GGCCGTCGCGAAATCCGACCGTTTCGGCAAAGGTTTCGCCGCCGCCCGGCGTCGCGATCCGGCACATCGTCCCGACCGGCACCGGCAATCCGGCCATTTCGACCAGCGGCCCGTCGCACGATACGACCGTACCGAATCGCTTGGGCGGCACGGGGCGCGGCGCGATGTCGCCCAGCACCTCATCCCAGCACAGCACATCGCCATCGAGCGTCGCCGCGCGCATCGGATCAGGTTCCGTAGACGGCGGCACGGACCGCCACCATCCAGTCGGACGGCCCGCATACCACGCCGCCGCCGCCCTGTTCCGCGCGCAGGTCGCCGCGCTTCATCGCCGGGTCCACGATAATGCTGCGGCTGAGGCGATATTCCTCGTCCAGCATCTCGATATCGGCGGGATGCATGCGCAGCACGGGCGGTTCACCGTCCGCGAGCGCGGCAATCGCGCGGTCGCATCGTGTCTTCAGCAAGCCGGGATCGCCCGCCGCCTCGCCCAGCACGGCCTCGCACAGCAGGGTCACCGTTTCACGCAGCCGTTCGGCAAAGCGGCCACGCTCGTCGGCGTCGAGCCGAGTGAGCGCGCCGGCAAGGCGCGTGCGGATGGCCTCACGCTCGGCGAATTCGGCCTCGGCCTCGTCCCGGCCTTTCTGCAGCCCGTCGCCATAGGCGCGTTCGATCGGATCGGGGCCGGCGTGTTCCTGCTCCGTATCGTCGTTTTCGTTCTGCGGTTCGGGAGGCGTGTCGGTAAAACGGCTGTCGGGCGCGAACATGCCGGTGGCCCGCGTATGATCGATCCAGGCGGCGTCGGAAACGTTGAGGGCGTTTTCCTTAAACATAATCGCCACCATCCGCGCCGAACATGATCTCGCCGCTCTCCGACAGGCGTCGGGCGATCTCGACAATGGATTCCTGCGCCTTCTCGACATCGGCGCGGCGCAGGCGGCCGCGGGTCTTGATCTCGTCCTTCACGCCGTCGGCGGCGCGCGCCGACATCGCGGCATAGAACGGTTCGCGCGCGTCTTCGTCCAGCCCCTTGAGCGCGTCGATGAGCACTTCGTTCTCGATCTCGCGCAGCAGGCGACCCATCGCCATCGGCTCGAGCGCGGTGAGCTGGTCGAAGCGGAACATTTCCGCCTCGATCTCGGAGGCGAGCTTGCGGTCGCGCTCCGCAATCGCGGGCATCACGTGTTTCTCCACCCCGGCGGCCCGGTTCATCAATTCGGCCGCCTCGCGCACGCCGCCAATCGCGAGCGTGCGATTGCCGAACCGTTCGGCAAGCCGCCGGTTCAGCAATTCATCGAGCATGGCGACGGCGTGCGAGGATACAGGGCCGATGCGGGCGACGCGTTCGACCACGCCGGACTGATGCCGTTTGGGCAGGGCGGCGAGCAGATGCGCCGCCGGTTCGGGATCGAGCATGAGCAGCAGCACGGCAATCGCCTGCGGATGTTCGTCTTCGAGCAGGGGCACGAGCACCTCCGGCGTGAGCCAGCGGGCGATCTCGATCGTGCGGCTCGGCGCTGTGGGGACGATGCGGCTCATCATGCCGTGCGCCTTCACCTCGCCGACGGCGCGGGTCATGACGCGCGACAGATGGCTTTGCCGGTCGCCGACGCTGAACCCTTGCGCATCGGCGTGGGTGACGAAGGATTCGATGGCGCTTTCCAGGCCATCGCTCTCGATCTCGCCGAGCTTCACCATGTGGCTGCCCAGCCGTTCCAGCTCTTCGGGTTCGAGCTGTGCCAGGAGGTTCGCGGCGCTGTCGTCGTCGAGCAGCATCACGATCATTGCCGCCCGGTCGGCCTCGCTCAGGGATGCGGGTTGCACGGCGGTCATGCGGCTTCCTTTTCGGGCTCGGCCTTGCCGCGCGCGGATGTATCGTCGTCGTCATCGGCAATGGTTTCGGACGGCACCGCCAACATGCGGCGCAGCGCGGTGACGGCGCGGTCGGGCTGTTCGGTGGCAAGCTGACGGGCGAGCGCGACATGCTCGCGCAGCCTTTCGCCCTGCTTGCCCTTCAACCCTGCGGGCATTTCGCTTTCGATGTCGATGATGGCGTCGGGGTCGCGTTCCTCGGCCGTGTCGCCGTTCGGTTGCGGATCGGCGACCGGGTTCCGCTCCTTCAACGCCTTCACGATGGGCCGCACGCCGAACACCAGCGCCAAGATCACCGCGATCAGCGCGACGACATTGCGCAGCACGGTGGCAAACCACGCGGTCTCCCAGAACGGCGCCTCCTCCATCGCGGCGGCTTCGAACCCGCCGGTGACGACGGTGACCTCGTCGCCGCGATCCGTCTGCGCACCGACGGCGGAGGCGACCAGCCGTTCGATATTCGCGCCGGTGGCGGGCGCAATGGCGGCGAGCGCCTCCTGGCTGATGGCGACGGCGACGGACAGGCGCTTCACCCCGCCCGGGCCATTGCTCGAGACGGCGACCTCACGGCCCAGCTCATAGGTGCGGCGGGCGCTGCTTTCGCCGGTGGTCTGGGTGGGCGCGCCGGGGGCGGTGCCTTCGGGGGCGCCATCCTCGATCCCCGTGGGCGGGGGCGGTGTGTTGGAGGGCTCTGTTGCAAAAATCGTGAAGCTTGAGCATGCTTGGCGGAGATTGGACGGACGGAACGATGACGGATTTCAAGTGGCGCCATTTCCAGGGTGATGTGATCCTGTGGGCGGTGCGCTGGTATTGTCGCTATCCGATCAGCTATCGCGACCTTGAGGAAATGCTGGCGGAACGCGGCATTTCGGTCGACCATACGACGAT
Coding sequences within:
- a CDS encoding FliH/SctL family protein, whose translation is MFKENALNVSDAAWIDHTRATGMFAPDSRFTDTPPEPQNENDDTEQEHAGPDPIERAYGDGLQKGRDEAEAEFAEREAIRTRLAGALTRLDADERGRFAERLRETVTLLCEAVLGEAAGDPGLLKTRCDRAIAALADGEPPVLRMHPADIEMLDEEYRLSRSIIVDPAMKRGDLRAEQGGGGVVCGPSDWMVAVRAAVYGT
- the fliG gene encoding flagellar motor switch protein FliG codes for the protein MTAVQPASLSEADRAAMIVMLLDDDSAANLLAQLEPEELERLGSHMVKLGEIESDGLESAIESFVTHADAQGFSVGDRQSHLSRVMTRAVGEVKAHGMMSRIVPTAPSRTIEIARWLTPEVLVPLLEDEHPQAIAVLLLMLDPEPAAHLLAALPKRHQSGVVERVARIGPVSSHAVAMLDELLNRRLAERFGNRTLAIGGVREAAELMNRAAGVEKHVMPAIAERDRKLASEIEAEMFRFDQLTALEPMAMGRLLREIENEVLIDALKGLDEDAREPFYAAMSARAADGVKDEIKTRGRLRRADVEKAQESIVEIARRLSESGEIMFGADGGDYV
- a CDS encoding flagellar M-ring protein FliF C-terminal domain-containing protein translates to MFATEPSNTPPPPTGIEDGAPEGTAPGAPTQTTGESSARRTYELGREVAVSSNGPGGVKRLSVAVAISQEALAAIAPATGANIERLVASAVGAQTDRGDEVTVVTGGFEAAAMEEAPFWETAWFATVLRNVVALIAVILALVFGVRPIVKALKERNPVADPQPNGDTAEERDPDAIIDIESEMPAGLKGKQGERLREHVALARQLATEQPDRAVTALRRMLAVPSETIADDDDDTSARGKAEPEKEAA